The sequence TTATCCAGGGGTTGGTAGCTGTCCCACAGGTAAGTTCGCGGTGGAAACTCATTCCAATGCATACCTGAGTTTTGTGCTCTCTGAACATACGCTACATACAGCTCAATAAAAAGTTTCCTTTGCAACCAAGGCAGAACAAAATACCCACTGCCTCTCAGAAGATAACAAAAATACCTTTGTATGTATGCATAGCCTGCAGAGAAGCACACTTCCAGAAACGCCCAGCCCGTGTAACACACACACGTTACCACAGCAGGCGGCAGCTGGACCCACAGAGGGCCAAACTCCATCCCTGAATAGAATCACTCTGCAGTCCCAATCTGCCACTCCAAAAACATTTTTGAGCCTGGCAGTTAGCACCTACTTTGAGAAACTGATTTTTCCATTCAAACCGGGAGAGAAGGTGGAGTTGGGTGTTGTTCTGATGGAGTAAACTTCATCAAAAATAACAAACACAGGTGGCACTGCCCGGACAGAGTTACaatagattttctattttaaaaaagcgGAGACTTACCTATTTGGTCTTCAGGGATCAGCGACTCGATGGGGGGGTCCAGCTCCGAGCTCTGAGACAAATAGTTCTTGACCTGGGTCATGAACTGCCGGATAGTCTGCAGCATGTCGGTGCTGGACACGTGGCACTCCTTGTTCTCCTGCAGGAAGCTCACGTAGTCCTGCACTAGGCACCCGAAGTAGGTGCATTTGTCCCGGGACAGCTCGGCGATCCTGCGGACCATCCGCTTCTCCGGGGTCATGAAGGAGCTGAACACCCCGCTCACCTTCTGCAGCTGGGACTTGACGAGCTTGGGCAGCACGAAGGAGCTGCTCCTTTTCTTTTTGGACTTGATGGGGGGCGCCATGGTCTCCTGGTCACTCTCCCCCTCGTAGTCCTCCAGGCTGCTGTTGGTGTCCGCCTCGTAGCCAAACAGAGGCATGCTCCGGTCGAACTCCAGCGAGTCGGAGGAGGAAGTAGAAATGCTCATGTCGCTCAGCCGCTGCCGGCCTCCATGGCACGGGGGCCGTGATTCAGAGCTGGGCGGCGGGGCCCTTGTGCAATCCCCCGGGGCGGCCTCAGGCGGGACCCCACCTGGGCTGCCAGCTGTGCCCAGCTCCAGCTCCCGGCCCGCGCCCGGCCGGCCGCCGCTCAAGGTCTTTGCGCCGCCCTCTGCTTCCAGAAAAGAAGCCTGCTTCTTCAGCCGGGGTGGAGGGATGGGAGTTGGTTTCGTTCCAGGCAGAGCTACGTTCCCATGTTTGTTATGGTTGACTGTTTCTGGCATGCTCGTCTGGGTTTCAGTCCTGGCCAGCCGAGGGCTTGTGTGGAGACTATTAATAGCGGGTGGCGGGGGCCTGGGTGGGGGGGACCGAGTCCGCTCCGTGCCATTCGCGTTGGGAGTCCTTGTGCTCGGCCGTTTCAGGCCTCCACTGAGGTCCTGGCTGTGCACTTTCAAGAAAAGGGGATTAATAAAGCACAGGGCCCCGTTGGTCTGGCTGCACTCCAGCTCTGAAGGCGTCCTGGTTTTGATAGAATGCACTCCATTTATAAGGCAGAGCTGACGCAGGGAGGCAGGACACACACCGTCGGAGGACAGAGGCCTATGGGGAGGTGGAGGGTTCGGGGGTTTGCTGTCAGCTGGGGAGCTCCAGAAATCTGAAAGTCATTATCAGTGAACACAAGAATGTAAATACGGTACTCTCAGACCATTccttcacaaattaaaaaaagcaCACTGCATGACAACTCGAGTCttgcggggtggggtgggggggtgcgTTGTACTCGGGTTTACTGCATTCCTGTACTGGAAAGGGCAGAAAGCCTGCCAGGCCCAGCTGTGGGCTCACAGGAAAGCTCCAGGGGCCTGCCACTTCAAAGCCCTGGAGAAATGGCTTGGCCAACATAGGATTCCAGCCCTGCCTTTTCACAGgtaagttggaagaaaaaaaggaactggAATTGTTCCAATATAAGCTCAAAAAAGGTCACTGGGGCTTCCTGACTTGCTTTACAAAAACTGAACCGACTTACAAAGCAACACCACCCTTTCCCAACAACTTCTCCTGGGATGCCCTCCACGGTGCAGCTGCCAGTCAAGGAATCGGGCCTTGAAGTTCCCCTTTGATGGGCAAGACcagcagctgggcctgggggatGTTACACAATCTGCCTAGGGTTTTACACATTCAGCATTAAAACCACCAAAGGAGGAAAACTACATTCATGGGTTCCATCAGCAGAAAAACCACAGCAAGCTTAATGTGCAGTGCAGGCCCAACCATTTACCTTTGTGGTTTGGAGCCCTTCCTTCCCAAATCCTATATAACCTCCTCACCATGCTCATAAATATGCAATGCCCTGCAAAGTAGTGCAGATTGCTTATTGATCCGTACTACTTGTGTCTCCTCTTGCAGATGAGTCTCAGTGTTCCATATAAGTTGAGGGAGGTAGTGCTGTGATCAGTGGTGCctgttataatttccatttgggataggttattctttttttttccccttgagatggagtctggttctgtcacccaggcagacggagtctggctctgttgcccgtgcagtggcacgatcttggctcactgcaaccaccacctcccaggttcaagtgattctccttcctcagcctcccaagtagctaggactgcaggcgcatatcaccatgcctggctaacttttgtatttttaggagagacggggtttcatcatgttgactgggctggtctcgaactcctgacctcaggtgatccacctgcctcggcctcccaaagtgctgggattacaggcgtgagccactgggcctggtctGGAATAGGTATTCTCTATCTCTAGCTATGCTTTGCAGTGTATTTCTTTCCCATGGGCCCAGAATGGCTGGGCACGGGAAGACTGAGGTGAAGCCCTTTGGgagccctggccctgccttgtCTGTGAGGTAACAGCCGTGTCACATGCCTTATGTAATCTGTCCTgcatctctccttctctctccctacTCCTGCACTGTCCAAGAAAGCCAACAGCCACAGGTGACTATTGAGTACTTGCAGTCggctagtgcaactgaggaaGTCAGTATCAAATCTCATTCAGTGTCattcaatttaaattttagaactgaTACTCAGTTCAGTCACTGGAAAACGTTTAAGTATCTTTGGAACTTGGTTATGAGAATCTACTTTTTAAACTGTGAATTTAATGAAATCTAAATACAAGCCATGTATTTCTGACAAACATTCAGGGCCTGAGTTGAGGtgtgctgtaagtataaaatacacattgtgccgggcgcggtggctcacgcctgtaatcccagcactttgggaggccgaggcaggcggatcacaaggtcaggagatcgagaccatcctggctaacatggtgaaaccccgtctctactaaaaatacacaaaaattagccaggcgtggtggtgggcgcctgtagtcccagctacttgggaggctgaggcaggagaatggcgtgaacccgggaggcggagcttgcagtgagccgagatcgctccactgcactccagcctgggcggcagagcgagactccgtctcaaaaaaataaataaataaaataaaataaaatacacattgggTTTTGAATACCTGGTATGacaaaaagaatgtaaaacatttcataccttaaaatttttttatattggcTACATGTAGAAATTATGTTTTGGATATattaaatacaacaaaataaattattaaaatcaactTAACCTGTGTGGCTACTGGAAAATTTCAGATTACACACAGATTAACCTTATGTTTCTATTAGCCAGGACAGCAGGTCTTGGAGAAACTACTTCCATCTCCTTTGAGTCCTCCTTAGACTTATACTGTCACAGCTGTAAAACTTTTGTAAGGCTTTGTACACTTAgttcatgtgtgtatgtatctccATATATACTACAAATCTCATTGGCAGTGGGTAGGGTCCCAGGAAGTAAGAGGGGATCTTATTAATCTTTGAGTCCTTGGTCTGGGGCACAGTGTCTGCCACAAAGCAGACCCTCGAGAAATATTAGTTTGATGAACAGTATTTTTACTGAggcacagaattttaaaatatgctatctCTACACAAAATGGATAATATACACACTGAGAATCACAAGTCGAATATATGTGAATTAGCCCTTAGTCGCTTCTGGTTAGTAGCCACTGAAGCAAACTCTTTTCCCCTCTCTTTGGCATAACACAAGCGTTGT comes from Macaca fascicularis isolate 582-1 chromosome 10, T2T-MFA8v1.1 and encodes:
- the RIN2 gene encoding ras and Rab interactor 2 isoform X10, with translation MGLNFWSSPADSKPPNPPPPHRPLSSDGVCPASLRQLCLINGVHSIKTRTPSELECSQTNGALCFINPLFLKVHSQDLSGGLKRPSTRTPNANGTERTRSPPPRPPPPAINSLHTSPRLARTETQTSMPETVNHNKHGNVALPGTKPTPIPPPRLKKQASFLEAEGGAKTLSGGRPGAGRELELGTAGSPGGVPPEAAPGDCTRAPPPSSESRPPCHGGRQRLSDMSISTSSSDSLEFDRSMPLFGYEADTNSSLEDYEGESDQETMAPPIKSKKKRSSSFVLPKLVKSQLQKVSGVFSSFMTPEKRMVRRIAELSRDKCTYFGCLVQDYVSFLQENKECHVSSTDMLQTIRQFMTQVKNYLSQSSELDPPIESLIPEDQIDVVLEKAMHKCILKPLKGHVEAMLKDFHMADGSWKQLKENLQLVRQRNPQELGVFAPTPDFVDVEKIKVKFMTMQKMYSPEKKVMLLLRVCKLIYTVMENNSGRMYGADDFLPVLTYVIAQCDMLELDTEIEYMMELLDPSLLHGEGGYYLTSAYGALSLIKNFQEEQAARLLSSETRDTLRQWHKRRTTNRTIPSVDDFQNYLRVAFQEVNSGCTGKTLLVRPYITTEDVCQICAEKFKVGDPEEYSLFLFVDETWQQLAEDTYPQKIKAELHSRPQPHIFHFVYKRIKNDPYGVIFQNGEDDLTTS